One segment of Triticum aestivum cultivar Chinese Spring chromosome 2A, IWGSC CS RefSeq v2.1, whole genome shotgun sequence DNA contains the following:
- the LOC123184546 gene encoding L-lactate dehydrogenase B, translating into MMHKTSSLSELGFDAGDASSGFFRAVADGCPLTPTSSSAPHRRLTKVSVIGAGNVGMAIAQTILTQNLADEIALVDALPDKLRGEALDLQHAAAFLPRVRIVSGTDAAVTKNSDLVVVTAGARQIPGETRLNLLQRNVALYRKIVPPVAEHSPDALLLVVSNPVDVLTYVAWKLSGFPASRVIGSGTNLDSSRFRFLVAEHLDVSAQDVQAYMVGEHGDSSVAIWSSISVGGMPALKSLRDSHRSFDEAALEGIRRAVVGGAYEVIGLKGYTSWAIGYSVASLAASLLRDQRRVHPVSVLAAGFHGISDGHEVFLSLPARLGRAGVLGVAEMDLTEAEAAQLRRSAKTLWENCQLLGL; encoded by the exons ATGATGCACAAGACCTCGTCGCTGTCGGAGCTGGGCTTCGACGCCGGCGATGCTTCGTCGGGCTTCTTCCGCGCGGTGGCCGACGGCTGCCCGCTGacgcccacctcctcctccgccccgcACCGCCGCCTCACCAAGGTCTCCGTGATCGGCGCCGGCAACGTGGGCATGGCCATCGCACAGACCATCCTCACCCAGAACCTGGCGGACGAGATCGCGCTCGTCGACGCCCTCCCCGACAAGCTCCGCGGCGAGGCGCTCGACCTGCAGCACGCCGCCGCTTTCCTCCCGCGCGTGCGCATCGTCTCCGGCACCGACGCCGCCGTCACCAAGAACTCAGACCTCGTCGTCGTCACGGCCGGCGCCAGGCAGATCCCCGGGGAGACCAGGCTGAACCTGCTGCAGAGGAACGTGGCGCTGTACCGGAAGATCGTGCCGCCCGTGGCCGAGCACTCCCCGGACGCGCTGCTGCTCGTCGTGTCCAACCCCGTCGACGTCCTCACCTACGTGGCCTGGAAGTTGTCGGGGTTCCCGGCCAGCCGCGTCATCGGCTCCGGCACCAACCTCGACTCCTCCAGGTTCCGGTTCCTCGTCGCCGAGCACCTCGACGTCAGCGCGCAGGACGTGCAG GCGTACATGGTGGGGGAGCACGGCGACAGCTCGGTGGCGATCTGGTCGAGCATCAGCGTGGGCGGCATGCCGGCGCTCAAGTCGCTGCGCGACAGCCACCGGAGCTTCGACGAGGCGGCGCTGGAGGGCATCCGGCGGGCCGTGGTGGGGGGCGCCTACGAGGTGATCGGCCTCAAGGGCTACACATCCTGGGCCATCGGCTACTCCGTCGCCAGCCTCGCGGCGTCCCTGCTCCGCGACCAGCGCCGGGTGCACCCGGTCTCCGTGCTCGCCGCGGGCTTCCACGGCATCTCCGACGGCCACGAGGTGTTCCTCAGCCTGCCGGCCCGGCTCGgccgcgccggcgtcctcggcgTCGCCGAGATGGACCTCACCGAGGCCGAGGCTGCGCAGCTCCGTCGTTCTGCCAAGACGCTCTGGGAGAACTGCCAGCTCCTCGGCCTCTGA